The following proteins come from a genomic window of Sorghum bicolor cultivar BTx623 chromosome 3, Sorghum_bicolor_NCBIv3, whole genome shotgun sequence:
- the LOC8085451 gene encoding WUSCHEL-related homeobox 5 — translation MEMPPQQAAAAAANANANANGAAHGQDEGGSSSPPLSPASAALANARWNPTKEQVAVLEGLYEHGLRNPSAEQIQQITGRLREHGAIEGKNVFYWFQNHKARQRHRQKQDSFAYFTTLLRRPPPLPVLPMQPAPPYLHGRVPSPSPSPAPAPTAIAMPPPPPPPSPAACNNNNNNNNNGGARVMYRNAFYMPAPQAPPANAAYYYPPPQQQVTVMYQYPRMELGQDKMMMTTAAAQQYPAVMFQQAGAAATNGAGPAERVGPRRETLELFPLKPTFVLRRDKGRAGGGSASALTSASTATASASASEESEGLESGNCNGEEQEAPALPFYDFFGLQSGGR, via the exons ATGGAGATGCCACCGCagcaagccgccgccgccgccgccaacgccAACGCCAACGCCAACGGCGCCGCCCACGGGCAGGACGAGGGcgggtcgtcgtcgccgccgctgtCCCCGGCGTCCGCCGCGCTGGCGAACGCGCGGTGGAACCCGACCAAGGAGCAGGTGGCGGTGCTGGAGGGGCTGTACGAGCACGGCCTGCGCAACCCGAGCGCGGAGCAGATACAGCAGATCACGGGCAGGCTGCGGGAGCACGGCGCCATCGAGGGCAAGAACGTCTTCTACTGGTTCCAGAACCACAAGGCACGGCAGCGCCATCGCCAGAAGCAGGACAGCTTCGCCTACTTCACCACGCTCCTCCGCCGGCCCCCGCCGCTGCCCGTGCTCCCCATGCAGCCCGCGCCGCCGTACCTTCACGGCCGCgtcccgtccccgtccccgtctccggcgccggcgccgaccGCGATCGCgatgccgccgccaccgccaccgccgtcgcccgctgcatgcaacaacaacaacaacaacaacaacaacggcGGCGCGCGTG TGATGTACAGGAATGCATTCTACATGCCTGCGCCGCAGGCGCCCCCTGCAAATGCTGCCTACTACTACCCGCCACCGCAGCAGCAGGTGACAGTCATGTACCAGTACCCGAGAATGGAGCTCGGCCAGGACAAGATGATGATGACCACAGCCGCGGCGCAGCAGTACCCGGCCGTCATGTTCCAGCAGGCCGGCGCCGCAGCTACCAATGGCGCCGGACCAGCGGAACGCGTCGGCCCCAGGCGCGAGACGCTCGAGCTGTTCCCGCTCAAGCCCACCTTCGTGCTGCGGCGCGACAAGGGGCGCGCTGGCGGTGGCAGCGCCTCCGCCCTGACGTCGGCGTCGACGGCGACGGCATCCGCTTCCGCCTCCGAGGAGTCGGAGGGCCTGGAGAGCGGCAACTGCAACGGCGAGGAGCAGGAGGCGCCCGCGCTGCCGTTCTATGACTTCTTCGGTCTCCAGTCCGGCGGCCGCTGA
- the LOC8085452 gene encoding 60S ribosomal protein L36-3: MAPTQAKSGLFVGINKGHVVTKRELPLRPSDRKGKATKRVTFVRSLIREVAGFAPYEKRITELLKVGKDKRALKLAKRKLGTHKRAKKKREEMANVVRKMRSGGGGVADKKK; encoded by the exons ATGGCACCGACGCAGGCCAAGTCAGGTCTCTTCGTCGGCATAAACAAGGGACACGTTGTCACCAAGCGCGAGCTGCCGCTTCGCCCGTCCGACCGCAAGGGG AAAGCTACCAAGAGGGTGACATTCGTCAGAAGCTTGATTAGGGAGGTTGCTGGTTTTGCTCCCTATGAGAAACGCATCACTGAGCTTCTCAAAGTTGGGAAGGACAAGCGTGCACTCAAGTTGGCTAAGAGGAAGCTTGGTACTCACAAGAGAgcaaagaagaagagagaggaGATGGCGAATGTTGTTAGGAAGATGAG gtctggtggtggtggtgttgccGACAAGAAGAAATAG